Proteins encoded by one window of Manduca sexta isolate Smith_Timp_Sample1 chromosome 12, JHU_Msex_v1.0, whole genome shotgun sequence:
- the LOC115442769 gene encoding leucine-rich repeat extensin-like protein 3 translates to MHLITMKVVVNIPIVLALLTQFTNGQYYGVSPYGYLAPQGCSCCSPPIALPAPPPSPIYVSLPPPAPICVTPPPLPPMLIELPLPPAITITPPPSPPLFVNPPPLPPITVTPPPSPPICVNPPPLPPMCVNPPPPPPMYVNPPMPPPLVLDLPLPPPIVIELPPPPPIVVQPPPLGQVLIQPPPLPPMPVQPPPPPPLMVQPPNPPPITVQPPPPAPISIQPPCPPPLCVQPPPPAPITVQPPPLSPLCVQPPPPPPLMVQPPPLEPFCVQPPPPNPICFQSPPPPCGCSQFYL, encoded by the exons ATGCATTTGATCACCATGAAGGTGGTTGTGAATATACCGATTGTACTGGCTCTCTTGACAcaa ttcaCAAATGGCCAGTACTACGGAGTATCCCCGTACGGCTACTTGGCGCCACAAGGCTGTTCATGCTGCTCCCCTCCCATAGCGCTACCAGCGCCACCTCCATCTCCGATTTACGTCTCGTTACCTCCTCCAGCTCCGATATGCGTCACTCCTCCGCCTCTCCCGCCTATGCTGATCGAGCTGCCATTACCACCAGCCATAACGATAACTCCGCCACCATCCCCACCGCTTTTCGTGAATCCGCCACCTCTGCCTCCGATAACAGTAACCCCACCGCCGTCGCCGCCAATCTGTGTAAATCCGCCCCCGTTGCCGCCCATGTGCGTGAATCCGCCACCTCCGCCCCCGATGTACGTGAACCCGCCGATGCCGCCGCCGCTGGTCTTGGATCTGCCACTACCGCCTCCGATAGTGATCGAGCTTCCTCCACCGCCGCCGATCGTGGTGCAACCGCCTCCGCTGGGCCAGGTGTTGATTCagccgccgccgctgccgccgATGCCGGTGcagccgccaccgccgccgccgcttaTGGTGCAGCCGCCCAACCCGCCACCAATCACCGTTCAGCCACCCCCGCCAGCTCCTATTAGTATCCAGCCGCCGTGTCCGCCCCCGCTGTGTGTCCAGCCACCGCCGCCTGCGCCCATCACTGTCCAGCCGCCGCCGCTGTCTCCATTGTGTGTCCAGCCTCCACCGCCTCCTCCGCTAATGGTGCAGCCACCTCCCTTGGAGCCGTTCTGCGTGCAGCCGCCGCCACCAAACCCTATCTGCTTCCAGTCGCCGCCTCCCCCGTGCGGCTGTTCACAGTTTTACTTGTGA